The genomic window TTTCGACAAGCATCTCTCACGTTCCGGATATCTGGCCAAAGGCGGGCAGATCGTTGACGCCACGATCATCCAGGCTCCCAAGCAACATAACAGCCAGGACGAGAAAGACGCGATCAAGGCCGGCGAAATCCCTGAGGACTGGAAGGATAAACCCGCCAGGCTGGCCCAGAAGGACCGCGACGCGCGATGGACAGTGAAGTATTCCAAGGCGAAACGGCCAACGGAGACGCCGACGTCGACGACGACTGGCCAGCACGATATTGCCATTCCAATGTTTGGTTACAAAAACCATGCAGGCATCGACCGAGCCCATGGCTTTATCCGGGGATGGACGGTGACGAGTGCGAGCGCCCATGACGGAGCCCAGCTTCGAAACGTAGTGACCAAAGACAATACCGCGTCGACGGTCTGGGCCGATACGGCCTATCGCTCCAAGACCAACGAGGAATGGTTGCAGGACAATGGCCTAAAGTCCGACATCCATCAGAAGAAGCCAAAGGGCAAACCCATGCCGGAGGCGATGTCGCGCGCCAACGGCCGTCGTTCGAAGGTCCGCTCCGCCATCGAACATGTCTTTGCGCGGCAGAAGGACAAGATGAAGCTCTTCGTGCGCACCATCGGAATCAGCCGAGCGAGGGTGAAGATCGGCATGGCCAATATCACCTACAACATGCTTCGCTATGTCTGGCTGACTGGAAAACCACGGACCGCATAACGCGCAGCTGGCCGGAAGGCCGAAATGCATGCCGCAGATGCGGCAATCATCACAAAAAATGGGCGATCATCCGCGCGAGTTCATCGCGGAAATACATCCACGGCACCATCTTGCCAACTGCGACCGGTAAATCGAGGTGTCCAACTGCTTCTTGATGGCCTTCACGTAGATTGCATCATCCACCATTCTGCATCCGTAGGGCGACGTGGTTGTTTCTAGACTGGCAAGAGTCTCAAGCTTTTCCAGGCTCAAACTGGCAGCATTTCCGGGGATCCAGATCAGGATCTTCTGTTTAAGGTCAAGGACCTTCAGTTGTTCGATCAGTTCTTCACGAGCAACGTTAAGTGACGGGATGGTGACCATGATGTATTTTGCTGTTGAAACTGCATATGCAAGCTCTCTCATCACGATAGGACGATAGGTGCCCTCGATTTCCCCCATTGCTTTCAACCCATGTTCGGCAATCTGGGTACTATATCCCAGGTGGGAGGGGGCAGCCCATATCGAGACCGATTTGCGTCGGTAACTTAGATCAGCGGCAAGTGCGTTCCCAACGTTGCCAGAGCCGATGATGAGGATACTCATTTTGATCGGGGAAATGATAGATGAAAGAAAAATTTTAGGATTTGATAAAGTTGTTGGAGGCTTTTGCCCTATTTATAGAAGCGCTACAGGAGCTCTAGTCGCTAGCGGATCGCAAAAGTCAAAAACAGCGGCTCCTTAATTTCTTAAGTTCACACGGAGAAAGACAAATTTGCGATAACGTCTGACTTTTAGCGTCTGTCAGAGGAAATTAGTATCAGGGGGAGCCCCACCTAAATTTTGGCTCAGTTCCAATTTTCAACATGTGGGGTTTGTGATTGTAGCCGCAAAGTTAAAGTGTCCTGTTTCTGCAAAGTTGGAATGTCACACTCCCCGGGTCTGATTGACGTGTGGGAGATTGCAGATGGGATTGATAGCGATGAGCGAACGCGATCTTCAGCGGATCGAGGTTTTGTCGAAGGTTGTCGATGGGCGGATGACGTTGGTGGCGGCGGCGCATGTGCTGGGCTTGAGCACGCGCCAGGTGCATCGGCTGCTGGACAGAATCCAGACGACGGGTGCGGCTTCGATCCGCCACAAGGCAATTGGGCGACCGTCGAACAACCGGATCAGTTCCGGTGTTCGGGACTACGCGGTGACGTTTGTGCGTGAGTGTTACGCAGATTTTGGTCCGACCCTGGCTTGCGAGATGCTGGCCGAACGTGATGGATTGCGTGTGTCGCGCGAGACGTTGCGCAAGTGGATGTCAAGTGCTGGCATCTGGCTGTCGCGCAAACAGCGGCGGACATTTCATCAGCCACGCTTGCGTCGCCAGGCCTATGGCGAACTGGTGCAAATCGATGGATCGGAGCATCCTTGGTTCGAGGATCGGGGCGACCCCTGTTCGCTTCTGGTGTTCATTGACGATGCGACGGGCAAGCTGATGCAATTGCGGTTTGTGCGATCCGAGAGTGCGTTCAGCTATTTCGAGGCACTGGAGCTCTATCTGAAGGATCATGGGGCGCCGATTGCCTTTTATTCCGACAAGCATTCGGTGTTCCGCGTGGCCAAGAAGGACGCCAAGGGTGGCCAGGGCATTACCCAGTTCGGGCGTGCGCTTTGCGAGCTAAACATCGAGATTCTTTGTGCAAACTCGAGCCAGGCGAAGGGCCGGGGGGGCGAGCCGAGAGCTTGCGATAGCCCATGGCCCGCCCTTCGCGACCCAGGGTCTCCTCACTCACCGAGATGCGGAACTCTTCCCAAATCCATTGGGCAAGATCACACAGACGCCACCGAACGACGCCATCCAGATAGGGTGTCGGTCCGCGCTCGATGGCTTTCGCCAAGGCCGATCGCTGTTCGTCGTTCAGGAGAGAAGGCTTTCCCGGAGCCTTGCCGTTGATCAATCCGTCGGGGCCGCGAGCATTGAAGCGGACCACCCAGTCGCGCACGATCTGAACTGTCACACTGCCGAGCCGAGCGGCATCGGCGCGTGAACCGCCGTCATAGATCGATGCGAGCGAAAGAAGCCGCCGCGCCTGATCGGCATCGCGTGTTTGACGAGCTAGCCGCCGCAACCTGACCCCGTCGAAGTCCGACCGCAATGAAAGCGCTGAACCCTTCGCAAACCTCCAGTTTGCCCCAGAGATTCAGATTCGTCCGTCGTTGGGAATCCCCAAGAGAGTCAGTCTTACCGACGACTGGTATAAGTGCTTACGTATTTAGGCTAGCAAAATGCTTTATTTGATCGGACGGTGGACAATAAATTTAATAATTTAAGAAAAATCGGTAAATCCTCTTCCCACTCGAACCACCTTTGAAGCTATTTAAGTCCCATTTCGCCTTGGGTTCAGCACGAGAACAAATGTCGTTTATTTGGGTAGATCTGCGCGGTTATGGGAAAAATAAAATTCAAGATACGCTCAGGCAGCAGGCTATTCTGGTGATGGAGACTTATGGTTCCACTTTCCTATGGGGGGGTGAGACAATCATCCAATCTGGTTCGTTATATTTCATCTACGGCCCGAGAACGCTCCAGAATGATCTCAACGAGCACAACGGCACTTTGGTGATAAAGAACGAGGAACTGGTCGGCCTTTCTCAGACTTATCCCGATCAACTGCCGGCAGGGTTCGCAAGAGGAAATGGCTTCACGCACTACGCGGCAATATACAAAAGCGACTTGTTCGTACCTGTGGAGGGTGAATTCGTGAAGTGGAGCCGCTCTGGCCCAGCCGTGGATTACCCAATCGTGGCTTTTGGAACTGTACCCCAATGAAGTTACTCGTCATAGTAATATGGTATTTCAATACGAGCATGTAACTTTCTTTTTAAACTATTCCGTGAGGGCATTTTGTATCAGTAATTCTATTTAATTAAATATTCTGGTTACCTAATTCCTTTCATATCAATAATTTGGAATTCGGTTTATGTTCAACATAAATAATACAAATATATTGAAGTGGGTTAATAAATGGGATATAGTAGTACAGGCCCAGAAACCTGATATTATAACGTTAGGTTGGGAATATCATTGAAATATTCAAATTAAAAATTTTTTAAAGAGTCTTAGCTAAGCATAGATCAATATTTTCGTAATCTAAATTAGTGGTCACGAAAAATTATGATTCAGATCGTAGCGGACCGTCATTTCAGACATTATGTCCTTTTCACCATGACCCCAACCCACCAAGAGGGTCGAAGAGGCTCCGAGATATTTTGCGTTCCGGCAATGCATGTGTAATATTCTGTTTTCGTGCTGCAGAACAATCATTCGGTAATCCCCCCGTTTCTAACGGGGCTCGGCAGTAGAATTTTGTATTTTAGCGCTCTACGCATAGGGACATGTCGTCAATGAGCGTTACCACTGAGCCCGTATTGAGTGCAGTGTGGCTACAAAGATTCCTGAATGCGGATTATACGCCAGCAAGTTTGAACCGGTTAGTCTTCTACGCGACAGCCGTCTCTTTTGGTCGAAAAGCTAATGAGTAAGTTTTGACTGATAGGATATATCAAAATGTAATTCTTCGATTCTAAATCGGCGTTTATTAAAATACGAAGGGCATATTGACCGACGTCAAATATAATATTAGAATTGGTTTATGATCTAATTAAAAAATTTGATATTTAGTATTAATTTGTGAGCGAGAAACATGTATTTGTAATCCAACTGAGATTTAATTTATAATTGTATTTATAATTGGGACATCCAAAACACTATAGAAAGACTGTATTTTAAAATAGGCAAATATATCGTACACTCAGTTCCTTTTATTAATTATAGGCGTAACAATCGCTTATTTGAAGAAACTTTTTTCATGCAGATTATCCAATGGATAACTTTTTTAGAGAGTGCCATAAGCAACAATGGGGTAGAGAACATCCGTCTCATGGCATCTCGCATAGAGGCCATTCTGATTCATCAGGAGAAAGCATTCGCTTGGAAAGAGCGCTACGTAGTGGGTGTAAGCGAACCTGCTTTGTTTAATCTGCTCTGGCTCGAACGAAAGAAAGGTATCCTCCTTCTTCGAAGGGAGATAGAGGGCCCCGTCATAGATTCGGCGTGTAAGGTCGCTGTCCCCATACATGTAGATCAAGGCACCAGACGTTCGCATCGTTTCGCCAGTAGGCAAAATCTCGGCTTCTCCATGTAGTTCAATGAAGGTCTGAGTGGCGCTGATCAGATCGTAGGTCGACAGATCTTTTCCGATATAATTCGCCATCGCACTTCAGGAATGGTAATACTAATGACCGCCTTAAGTCACATAGCTCTCGTTATTAATATATATATATATTAATAATCCTGTGCGCAATTATTGAAATTGTTTGTCATTCCTTTGAATAGTCCCAATCACTCCTTGATTTTCGCTGATTGGAGTAATCGCTGCACATTTTTGACTTTACTAGGGGCGGCCGAATCTGTTCACATCGTGGCAAGTTTGATTTAAACCTTTTCAACGGGCGGTGCTGACGCTTTCAATAAAACCCGACACACTACCGGCTCTGTCACCGAAAATTGACAAATCATCGATGACACCTGGTCCCACAAGAATCTAAAGTCCGCTGAGCCATTGTCAATTAAGGCGGCGATGCGTGAAAATAGGGAGATGATTGCTATAGTACCATAGGAAAGATATACGGCTCCGTTATCTTTACGAATTGCCAACTAACTAGGGCGTCAGCGCTTCTATAAATTCGAGCATGAACCGTAGTGCTATCTCAAGGCATTTAGTACCTTACTATGGCGGTACCTAGATGGGCGGTTCGTGACCTGACTCAAATTCTGAATGCTCAGGAACTCTCACTTCGCTTGGAGCAGGCCCGTAACGATTTCCGGACCACTGTAGGATCAGTCTGCTACTTCAACGCTTCGATACGTACTCCCGGTCAATCTGACGATGAATACATAATGACCGATCAATCTTTGACTTACGTGTATGCTGATCAAGCGACTGCTCAAAGATGCGCTATGAACCGCCTTCTACCCTCTAGTTCAAGCAACTTCGGCGCTGCGGCAACGGCCATACCCCCGTGGCTGTTAGATCCGCGGCGGTTGAACCGCCTGCTGCAAGATGGAACTGACCAAGGGGGCCTGGTCAATTACTATGACGGCCCACATAAAAACGCTTTTTTCCTCGCCATCATGCTAAGCAACATATTTGTACGCTCTGGGGCTGATGAGATCAATGGCGTATCTTACGACTTCTTTGCGAGAGGTGGCAACTACACCGACGGAGGAGAAGATGAAGATGAAGATGAAGATGAAGAAGAAGTCCAGGACCGGGAGTTTCGGTTGGATGACCTAGTCAGTTATCCGATCATTGCCTGGGGCTCATGTCCGCGTTCTGCTTAATCAACGGTCCGGATGACGTGCGACGCTCTTACGTGTGTTATGCTAAATAAATGGTTGATAACCATATTTCCGTTGAAATTTTAAATGAAAAATGTCTGTCGTAATTTAATATATGTCAACTGTGTCTTTCTTTAGAGAGTGTTTGTAACGTTATTCTGTCGAATAATATTACGTTACTGTTTCCATATATGTTATATATTTGAAATTTTAAATCATTCATCTCCCATATGATTCTCCATAATACGTCTCACCATGAAGCTGGCACTCGACATCATTTAGGCCATTGGCATATTTAGAAAAATTAAACTGCATCAACGTGGATTGAAAAATGAGTCTAATCCAATTGTCAGATTGAGCTAGAGGCTACACTGTTTGGGTCCTCTATGTGTTTAGTCCCAACATTTCACAGCTTAGGTTTTGAATGAAGATTTCTGGCTTTTTATCGTTGAGTTGGCGGATGACTCGTACGGTGTTTTGAAACGTAGCGCTTTGAGCCGCTTTGCGTAGTGGTTGGCGCGTAGCCAGTCCCGGACATGACAGAAACAGCGGCTCATTAATTTCTTGAGTTCACACAGAGAAAGACAAATTTTGCGATAACATCTGACTTTTATAGTCTGCCAGGGAGAGTTTATATCATGGGGAGCCCCACCTAAATTTTGGCTCAGTTCCAATTTTCAACATGTGGGGTTTGTGATTGTGATGATTGGTGCGGTTACAGTGATACAGCTCATATCTGTCACGCCGTCCGGTCACCAATTTCGCCCGCCCATTTTGACTTCAGAGAGCCAATGGATTTGGAATTAGGTACGGTTGCTGGGCGGTTTGGCGTTACGTGCAAAAGTCGATGAAGACTTTAACCACGCACGCGTTTTGTGGGCCAAACGAAGTGACACTCGTTGAATTTAAGAGGTCTGGCCTTATTTTCAAACTCCACCGCATTAAGATCTGGATCGATCCGATTGTTTTTATATGTGCCCATTGTCATATTTTTTTGATAACTAAACAAGCTGTGCAACGCTTCTCTTCTCTGACATCCTCGGAAATATGTAAGTATAATTTCATATTGAAAAATCGCTTCATATCACTGCTATTCGGCATTGAAGTCAGTTTTTTTGCAGGACGAATGCCTCTGAGAGTGCTCTCGCTGATCAAGTACTCCTGGGAAAGCAAGCCAGTCTGCTGCATAAGCCCTGGGTTCAGAGACTGACAAAGTCATGGATGTGCGGCGGAAGCTATTCATACATAACCGTAGAAGCTGATCCTGGCCAAGAACTAGAGGTCATCAGTGGCTACAGTTTGGCAGGCGATGAGCCAAGCCGGAAAAGCGTGCTTGCTTCTGTGATAGGGGGGGGCTGATGAATTTCCGAGCAATCTGAAAGATGCAATCGACATCGTCACCAAGACGTATCCTCCCGAAAAAACCGTGGTCAGATTGGTTGACCGTGTAGATCCTGAAGCTGGTAGCAGTGACCTTAAGGTGCAGGAAACGGGACAAAACCGGAAGGTGATGGATGAGTGGAAATCCATTCTGAACAATATGTCGCCCCCGCAACGCGCCATGTTGGTTGCCTGGAACCGGGTAGAGCGCGACACGGTTCTGGATCGCATCACAAAGCTGCCCTACCTGCCGAATGTCGCTGCGACTTATCTGAATGCCAATATTTCCTGTATAAAAAGACAGGAAATGCGTTGGCGTGAAGGCGTCCAAATGGGGATCTGGGAGAGAATAATCTTCTGGATTTGGATGCTGGTGATGCAACTCGGTGTTATCGTCCCCGATACTGTTTCCGTTTTCCTCGGAGCAGTCATTGCTGTGTTCCGTTCGGGACCGATCAGATTGCAAAATCAGCTCATGGCAATCGCGATATTGGATTTTCCCTGGGCGGATGAAAGGCTTGCGCGCTTCATCATCCTGCAGCGCTTCCTTGGTATTCTTCCAACGATTTTGTTCGGCATTTCCGCCCTGGCAGATTCAGGTTTCCGACGGACAGCTTTCAAAGGTGTGAGCAATATATCCTGGAAAGCAGTTATCTGCATCCTCTGGCAAGTCCTAATGCACAATTGGAAAAATCTGTACGATTTATATTATTCCAAGCGTTTAAGGGCGTTGAGGCTGTCGAGCCTCGAAAAGTCAGAGATTGTTGAATGTCAAGTTAGTCTGTCACGTCGCAACGCTCTCATCTATGCCGAGTTTGAGATTTACCAACTCGGAAATCGATTTGGGGCGCAGACGAGTTACTATAAGCAGGATCATGAGGATGTGGCAAAAGGTCTGCACTGGATTGCTCATACAGAGACAAAAGAAGCCGTCCAAAAGAATTTTGCCGGCAAGTTTTCAATTTTAATTGCGGTCATTGCCATCGGGAGTTTGATTTGCACATCAGCCTTTCCAGTCGATCCCTACGCCGGCCTTGTTGC from Agrobacterium vitis includes these protein-coding regions:
- a CDS encoding helix-turn-helix domain-containing protein; this translates as MTVQIVRDWVVRFNARGPDGLINGKAPGKPSLLNDEQRSALAKAIERGPTPYLDGVVRWRLCDLAQWIWEEFRISVSEETLGREGRAMGYRKLSARPPGPSPGSSLHKESRCLARKAHARTG
- a CDS encoding RolB family protein — translated: MAVPRWAVRDLTQILNAQELSLRLEQARNDFRTTVGSVCYFNASIRTPGQSDDEYIMTDQSLTYVYADQATAQRCAMNRLLPSSSSNFGAAATAIPPWLLDPRRLNRLLQDGTDQGGLVNYYDGPHKNAFFLAIMLSNIFVRSGADEINGVSYDFFARGGNYTDGGEDEDEDEDEEEVQDREFRLDDLVSYPIIAWGSCPRSA
- a CDS encoding C protein; the encoded protein is MVRLVDRVDPEAGSSDLKVQETGQNRKVMDEWKSILNNMSPPQRAMLVAWNRVERDTVLDRITKLPYLPNVAATYLNANISCIKRQEMRWREGVQMGIWERIIFWIWMLVMQLGVIVPDTVSVFLGAVIAVFRSGPIRLQNQLMAIAILDFPWADERLARFIILQRFLGILPTILFGISALADSGFRRTAFKGVSNISWKAVICILWQVLMHNWKNLYDLYYSKRLRALRLSSLEKSEIVECQVSLSRRNALIYAEFEIYQLGNRFGAQTSYYKQDHEDVAKGLHWIAHTETKEAVQKNFAGKFSILIAVIAIGSLICTSAFPVDPYAGLVAIAYFGPLTIRTAVDVWDPSQSLEDLLRLFTITAGPTFPSTLLMVVNLIYWIITREALFVGFLNIKFAITFAVLFYRKRGLRPIGLGVF